The genomic stretch GTTTCATGTTTCACTTGTAAagcaagcaaaagaaaacgTAGAGGAAACAATATCCAAACAatcccaacaaaaacaacaaacatatTATAAGAACAAAGTTAAATCAAAGTTAGTGTTAAGCAAGAAGCAAGAAGGAAACCATTAGAGTATTCAACTGCCTTAGCACCTGGAGAAGGTATGATATAGGAGGTACTCGTACGATATACGAGTAGAAGAGCAAGCACGTGCTTAGATTTAGATTTAGTTGCACTTGAACAAACCCAaccggagaggagaggagatgAGATGAGCAATATGTACTTATAACAGATACTGCCAgctaacaaacaaacaacaaagtGTATAAAATATCAATGAAAACTGTACTCGTGCCAGAGGGAGATCTCCTTCAAGGAAAACCCTTCCTTCGAGTGCTTGGACTGCTCATCTCTAGCCACACCGAAGACACCGATGACGACAGACACCAAGCGATATAGCGGAGGATTCCGATCCCTACTAGCCCTACCGGTTAGATATTTAAATGTGCGTTAAATTGTTACACGTAAATCCAATTCGAATGTTAACTTTGCGGCTTCACAGATTAGCAAACTAAATTTAGACTAGACTAGAACGTTTACCAGAtgtttcgtttctgttttggtttCGTACGCATCAAGTTCCGAATAAAAAGCATATTTTTGTTACGATTTGAGGGCATTGCTGATTGTGTGGGTGGATGGCGGACTCACCCGGGTACGGCTAGGGAGTTGTCCCACAGCAAACGCAGCTGACGGGTGAAAGCGGCCCACAGTTGTGCCATGCCATCCAGGCCGCCCGAATGGGCATGACATGTGGCCAGGAGGCAGCTGAGGCGACAGACCAAAGAGTCGGGAACGGCACTCTTAATGCGCATTGGATCGAACTGGAAGGAGTTGAAGAATTAATAAGGATCGGCTCTCAGATGATATGCGCATGAGAAGCACCCACCTTATTCTTGAAACTCTGCTTGACATATGGGTACAAGGCCATTTCGGGATGCATATCGGGAAACATGTAGGCCAGCAGTTCGCTCAGCTCACTCTCGGTCATCGGACCGGGCAGACGCTTCGTTAGACCCTCTTGAGAAGGCATCTCATAGTTGCGATCCCGTCGCTTGGTCAGCTGGCGTTCTGTAAGTTTATCCAAAGGATTGATGCCTTCAGCACCGCTGCTGGTTCCAGAGAAATTGCGTCCCACGAAGGACTCCAGAGAACGAGTGACACTGGCCACAGCCTGGTAGTCCCTCAGGCAGCACGAGAGATAAGAAGAGGCCTCGACAGAGAGATAAACCTTGCCTAGCGGCGCCTTGGAGGGTATGAAGTCAGTCCTCTGCTCGCTGTCGAAGGCCACGTGCTCGGACAGCTCCGGCCAGGTGTAGACCAGATAGATCTCTGTGCAGGATTCGGGCTTATAGCCATGTGGCAGGGCATAAAACTGTTGAACATCCACATGGGCCACTTGTCCAGCCACAACTATGTCCTCGGAGTTAAGGCCATAATCGAAGGGCACATACATGGGCATTCGAATGCGCATCGTGTCCAGGGCGTAGGTGGTGCAGACAGAGACCATGGCAGACTGCGGATACGAGGCAGGAACCTTCTCCCTAAACAGCGTCAGCAGACCCATCAAGTAGCGACACTCGGGCGGGGCCTTCTCCAGGCCAATCAAGCGGAAGTTGGTCCTCAGGGCAGGCGCCGGCGACACACCCGTGAAGAAATTCCACTTGGGATCGTAGATCTGCACAAAGATGGGCACAACACTTCCCACCTCTGCGGCCACAACTGCAGCGGCACTgagaaagaaattaaattccGCCGTGGACTTCATGTAGTTGACGCTGGCGTTGACCGGATGGAGGACAATGAAGCGCCGTAGACCATATATTCGGGCCAGAGTGTGCAGCTCATTGGAGCTGCTACGAATGGGCGGACCAAAGCTGTTCCCGCTGCTCATCAGATCCTGATGGCATTGTGTTCGCTGCGGGCATCTATTCTCCTTTATCTCCTCCTTAATTTCGTCCTCCTCCAAGTGTGCCTGGTAGTGCTCCACCTCAATGCCGTTGCTTAGCATATCCAGGGTCTCGCTTTCAACCTTCCACTTGCAGCGAAAGATTTCCTCGGGCTTCAAAGATCTGCCAACATCACCGCTGGCAGTGACGTCCCATTTCTGGAGTATTTCACCCAGCTGGGCATTGAACACCTCCCAGTCCGAATCGGCGCTGAAGTTCTCGCGATAAAAGTCGTTGTCATCAATTTCCTCTGCCATTTAAATGGGAATTTAACGCGTATCAACAAGGACAGACAATAACATACAAAATAGGGCTGCAAAAACAGTCGATGACGACAAAACAATTAAGGGCGCTGCCAGATCGCTGGAAATAGTAGCACCGAATCATTTGCCAGATGTCATCctatttaaatgttttttaaacattaaagtaaataaattggTGATCTATTCGAATACTTATACGCTTACACATGAATACATGTACatttcaaaaatgaaatcCAATTGCTTAGACCCAACTCAGCGAGGTGGCAACGCCACAGACAcagctgttttttgtttgcaacaACCAAATCCAACAATGGAAAGAATGCTGAAAAGATCCCGAGGAAAAAACTTCTCGGAGGCAGAGGTGCGCATACTTTTTCAGCTGGTGGATAACCACAAGGATGTACTGTTGAACAAGAAGAGTGATACGGCTACCTCAGCTGAAATCCGAGACATGGGTGAAAATAGCTGAAGAGTACTGCACTCAATCAGGTGTCGCTCGTACGTGGGTGGCGCTTCGTGATAAATATACCAATGCGAATAGGAAGGAAAGGCGGTGTCACGCCGACATGTCACTATCCTCCGCTGtcagaagaagaaaactatGCCAATGGTGCGTACTTCTGTTCCATTTTCAAAGAAAAGGAGAGGAACTCATTCATCTATTTTCTTACCTTTCAGAAAGCCTCAATCCTTCACCAGACGATGATTCTGATGGCAAGTACCCGTGGCAAACCCATGTACACCTTTGCAATAAGAATAATTGTACCTCTTCTTTGCAGGAAGCCACAATCAGGCGCCGAGCCAGCACCAATATGAAGCAAACTATTCCGAAAGTACTCAGGTTAGTTTCCTTGCCTAtttgaaatacaaatttcaaGATAAAATGTGGTTTATAGGAAGGAAGAAATAACTTGTGGAAGGAAAAGTTGTCCCTGATAAAGCTGCAAAGGGACTACATTCGAGATGAGAACACTAGACTTGCAGGGACGCACCGAATTGAGAtggagaagcagcagttggAGCTGCAGCATCTGCGCTTGAAGAACCATCTGCTCGAACTGGAGATTGAGGAATTAAAGAAACGCGGGTGATAATTTGTATGGTTCATCCGGTTGAGTATTATTAGGATTAGTCATTAAAGGATTATACAGCCTCTAGTCTGGGATTCCCATGAGCTTCCTTCCATCTTCATTGTTGTTTGTTCACACTTGCCACACTTTTCACTTGATCGCGATTCGGATTCCAATGCAATTCGAATAAATGTTCGTTTGTGCTCAGAACTTCTGTTTGgttgtttttattaatttacatCGATCCATTCActattttgttggttttcttcTGCGGGGCTTAAACGATAACAACACTGTAAATGTTTCTAACCAACGATGAGGGTGCCCTCATCGGGGAACTCGTGGGTGGGAACTTCCAGGTTCAGGGGCGCCGGTCCCTTGCGGATGCGGCCCGATGCGTCGTAGTGAGAGCCGTGGCAAGGGCAATAGTAGCCACCGAAGTCACCAGAGTTCGCGATTGGCACACATCCCAAGTGCGTGCACACGCCAATAACCACCAGCCACTGGGGCTTGATCACGCGTTGCTGAAAGAGATGGTAGACACAATTAGCCAGAGTTTCAGGGGAAGATCCAGGCTGTACATACATCATCAGTTTCCGGATCACGCAGCGACGATGTGGGCACACCCCGTTCCGTATCAATCTCGGCCTGAGTACGATGACGGATGAACAGCGGCTTGCCACGCCATTTGAATGTCACGGACTTGCCCTCGGCGATGTCCGCCAATTTAATCTCGATCTTGGCCATGGCCAGCACATCGGCTGAGGCGCTCATCGATCCGAGGAAGGCATTGACCAAACCCTTGGCAGCATAGGCACCTCCAACGGCTCCGCCACCAACCAGAAGATAGGAGAATGCCTTGCGCTCCTCGGCGGACTCATTGCGACGGCGACTATCCTTGACAGAATCGCGACGGTAGGCGCTGAAGTCGGGCACTTGCAGATCGGTGTGTGCCTGGCGGCTAGCTGAAAGTAGGGAAACGGGTCAGTACGAATCTGGCAAAAGGGCCTGGTCTGCAAGTGTATCAGTTTTTTGTCTGTGCCTCACACACTCATTCGCACAGAagttgttttcattttcctgaCGAAGGGCGAGGTTATGTCGAAATTACGTAAGGAAATTTGCCAAATCTGGTTAGATATCCATGAATAATTGGCTAAACCGCATTCCCGATGAGCCAACGCAGGAAATTGATCTTTTCCGCACTCCTTTCATTATGTAATGAATGTTTTTCACGATGGGCCTTCGCCTTACCAATAGTATTGACAGCAGCGCCGCTCGTCTTGAGGCCAGTAGACAGTGCCTGGGCACCGCCACGCACATATGCACGCGACACGGCTTTCAACATGGTGTTAACttttttacaaatttattgctAGTCCACAAATATTCGTGTCGAAAATTTCGACGTTCGTCTTGTCGTCTGCCTGCTGTGACCGAGAGATTTTTCGATAAGATATACGGTCTGTCCATCAGAAATATACCTAAATATTCcatctcattttcaaaatataccgtaaatataccgatggaAAAACGAAATTCGCCCACTacgccccctctatttaaacagtcCAAATACTTGAGGTAAATTGAACAAAACATTTTGCACCAAAACGTCGTAACATATTACGACATTTTCATCGATAGCAATAATGTAAAGATCATTTAAATCATAGTAATCAGATCGCTAGTGGCCGAGTATGACCATGCCCTACGGTTGGCTTAACTATTGTATTGGCTTCTCCAATACAATACTAAAATATACATCCAAGTTTACTCTTTTATCATCTGTTACTTCCAACAGCATTTAAAGGTTTTGTAGTGCAAAATTGAGAAATTTCCCATaaatagctgagatatagcccgccgaagatttggatttgcatatcattaaaatactggtttttctgtagTCTATATCTATGCTATACGGCGGGCGAAAGGAGAGCGGCATGTCTCtacgtgatcgggagagtcctgcaaatcgactgagATCGGAATAAGGGACATccagtttttcacgattttcgcaaaaaatcatgatggttacatcatgaaatttgccaaaaatcggcctcattttcgtagtcgagattttgatgccgttcgacagtctggatcctcacgatcctgggagagttggtccttcaccgatctggcgctatttatctgagatatagccttccgaagatttagatatcattaaaatactggtttttctgtagtctatatctctgctttacggcagtcgatcggagtgcggcattgctctacgtgatcgggagagtcctccCAATCGACTGACATCGGAATAAGGGACATccagtttttcacgattttcgcaaaaaatcatgatggttacatcatgaaatttgccaaaaatcggcctcattttcgtagtcgagattttgatgccgttcgacagtctggatcctcacgatcctgggagcgttggtccttcaccgatcgccccataaatagccgagaaatagccttccgaagatatggatttgcatatcattaaaatactggttttttctgtagtctatatctctgctatacggcgggcgatcggagtgcggcatgtctctacgtgatcgggagagtcctgcaaatcgactgagATCGGAATAAGGGACATccagtttttcacgattttcgcaaaaaatcatgatggttacatcatgaaatttgccaaaaatcggcctcattttcgtagtcgagattttgatgccgttcgacagtctggatcctcacgatcctgggagagttggtccttcgccgatcctgctctatttatctgagatatagccttccgaagatttgcctatcattaaaatactgttattttatttaactCTTCCTTTCATTTTAGCAGGTCGCACCTTCGGGTGGCTAGAAATACCTCTTGCCTTGTCGCTGAGTCAACAGTGTGGCGTCCCTTCCACTGTTCACGGACACGGAAAATGATATCAGCAGTCCCCCCATCCGCTGGGCCTCAGCTTCGAGACGCGTAAGTGAAACAGCCTATGTATAATTGTGCATAtgttttataatatatattccaCTTTACATAGGACAGAGGACCTATGCTTTGCCACAAACCGAGTCGTATCTAATTTCCCCCCGCCAGACGGGGTCATATCCAAACATTACCGAGGCGTATTCGAGACAGACCGAGTCCTATCCCAGCAGGACGGAGGCGCACGGCTTGCAAGATCCGAACCTAACAAACCATCGCCTtccttcgacctggccatcgacaagaAGGACTTTGACTGTGGCAACCAAGGGAGGGTCTACGCGGGctactagactctagatagATATCGTCGTTATTAGGTTTAAGGACATACACGTCCATATATTTTGATGGTAGATagaaatgttttccacttctttatttatttatactaagctaagcTATGTTGaataaaacaattgaaaaatcatccttgctgtatccttTATTGGGAAAACTATACCGACTACAAAAAGGCGTAGCAAGTCCAGATCGGTTTtcaaatagcggagaaaactaaatattttttattggggaaaatgtccttgatccttgataaggacttgATATGATTAGGGACATCTTCTCGATGAgaggaagccatcgcacgcccagatcggcccacaaatagccgagaaaactgAATATGAATGGATGGGGTTGTTCAAGTCCTTGCCGAAGGATTAGGACGATTTGTCTATCCCTTCGGGCCATGGCGCGCCCCGATCGAGCCACAAATAAGGCAGAAAACAAGATGTATTTTTCTGAAGAAAAGATCCTTTATCCTtcgtccttgataaggactccatcaaatcaggaacatttttccgatcacaggaagtcgtcgcacgtcccgatcgggccgCAAATAACGAAGATAACAAAACTAGGCTGTAAATTGATgtttttgaaaatgtagttcaagaaatcGCCAAAAGGGGCGCCACCGTACAAAAGAAAAGACTCGCGGCAAATggctgggataccaggcaaacagaaatcagcagaaggtcgatgattttttaaaaatttgagTCCCCTAAAGTATGCTGCGATTTTTTTTGCGATTGCTGcagttgcttgctgctgatttctgttcgcctggtatgtCAGTCATTTGATGCGAGTTCTTTTGTTTGTACGGTGGCGCCCCTTTCGGTgatttcttgaactacattttcaaaaGTAGCAAATTACAGAATGGTTTTGATATCTCCGTTATTTGACGCCCGATCGGGACTTGCGATGCCTTCCTGTGGTCGGCAAAATCTCCCTGATTTtatgaagtccttttcaaggacaaaggatatcaaggatcaacatttttcattttctccgCTTTTTACGGGCCGATCTGagcgtgcgacggcttcctttGTTCGGAAAAATGTTCCTGGTATGATGCTGTCCTTAttaaggaccaaggatcaaggatatttacctcagacatatatattttcttttctcctATATTTGTGGACCGATCGGTGTGTGTCATGGCCCCCTGTAATccgaaaaatgtccttgatccttcggtaagCACTCCACCATACATACTTAGTTTTCTCGGCTACTTGTAGCCCGATCGGGAtttgcgacggcttcctgtgattgGAAAAATGTtcctgatttgatggagtccttatcaaggacgaAGGAAAAAGGATCTTTTCTTCAGAAAAATACATCTGGTTTTCTGCCTTATTTGTGGCTCGATCGGGGCGCGCCATGGCCCGAAGGGACAGACAAATCGTCCTAATCCTTCGGCAAGGACTTGAACAACCCCATCCATTCATATTcagttttctcggctatttgtgggccgatctgggcgtgcgatggcttcctcTCATCGAGAAGATGTCCCTAATCATATcaagtccttatcaaggatcaaggacattttccccaataaaaaatatttagttttctccgctatttgaAAACCGATCTGGACTTGCTACGCCTTTTTGTAGTCGGTATAGTTTTCCCAATAaaggatacagcaaggatgatttttcaattgttttattCAACATAgcttagcttagtataaataaataaagaagtggaaaacatttgtatctacCATCAAAATATATGGACGTGTATGTCCTTAAACCTAATAACGACGATATctatctagagtctagtagCCCGCGTAGACCCTCCCTTGGTTGCCacagtcaaagtccttgttgtcgatggccaggtcgaaggaAGGCGATGGTTTGTTAGGTTCGGATCTTGCAAGGCGTGCGCTTCCGTCCTGCTGGGATAGGACTCGGTCTGTCGAATACGCCTCGGTAATGTTTGGATATGACCCCGTCTGGCGGGGGGAAATTAGATACGACTCGGTTTGTGGCAAAGCATAggtcctctgtcctctgtaaaggggaatatgtatatattataaaacATATGCACAATTATACATAGGCTGTTTCACTTACGCGTCTCGAAGCTGAGGCCCAGCGGAT from Drosophila pseudoobscura strain MV-25-SWS-2005 chromosome 4, UCI_Dpse_MV25, whole genome shotgun sequence encodes the following:
- the LOC4817646 gene encoding uncharacterized protein isoform X1, which produces MRIGRKGGVTPTCHYPPLSEEENYANESLNPSPDDDSDGSHNQAPSQHQYEANYSESTQEGRNNLWKEKLSLIKLQRDYIRDENTRLAGTHRIEMEKQQLELQHLRLKNHLLELEIEELKKRG
- the Rab3GAP1 gene encoding rab3 GTPase-activating protein catalytic subunit; translation: MAEEIDDNDFYRENFSADSDWEVFNAQLGEILQKWDVTASGDVGRSLKPEEIFRCKWKVESETLDMLSNGIEVEHYQAHLEEDEIKEEIKENRCPQRTQCHQDLMSSGNSFGPPIRSSSNELHTLARIYGLRRFIVLHPVNASVNYMKSTAEFNFFLSAAAVVAAEVGSVVPIFVQIYDPKWNFFTGVSPAPALRTNFRLIGLEKAPPECRYLMGLLTLFREKVPASYPQSAMVSVCTTYALDTMRIRMPMYVPFDYGLNSEDIVVAGQVAHVDVQQFYALPHGYKPESCTEIYLVYTWPELSEHVAFDSEQRTDFIPSKAPLGKVYLSVEASSYLSCCLRDYQAVASVTRSLESFVGRNFSGTSSGAEGINPLDKLTERQLTKRRDRNYEMPSQEGLTKRLPGPMTESELSELLAYMFPDMHPEMALYPYVKQSFKNKFDPMRIKSAVPDSLVCRLSCLLATCHAHSGGLDGMAQLWAAFTRQLRLLWDNSLAVPGIASGFPDTRTCLLHQKLQMLNVCVERRVQREANSKRKQHQDQALAISEDEEEDGGEFFDCDEPNSGAGSPVKAVLSLKPEGRLRRLGDERLLDEPEEYLYIPETQEPVPKTEDQLQDDAEVMLKLGPGSGLSTQMMCTSLLSDMEAFKAANPRSQMEDFIRWYSPKDWEEVQNETGEITHQLSVRMTTEGNTWLRVWQQAHPVPVARQKRLFDDTNEALKVLHFLESRKMHEIYNLTIVPVLHSSILKLLDICINAKVDDLFSPQIEQLLTDLCRLSRSQSDDLPPIGPLLDDLAELERRFYQFKCFERLSGYPKKSTLDQVKLQFLEILRNDNCCTIVNRKLTAAGDGTLYDILIPKLEHDMAERLISKDYIIRLDGDSKSTEKGLYLGPQFMRAIVTGEKLRLCGAFTESTAFV
- the LOC4817646 gene encoding uncharacterized protein isoform X2, which translates into the protein MPMKASILHQTMILMEATIRRRASTNMKQTIPKVLRKEKLSLIKLQRDYIRDENTRLAGTHRIEMEKQQLELQHLRLKNHLLELEIEELKKRG
- the RFeSP gene encoding cytochrome b-c1 complex subunit Rieske, mitochondrial; this encodes MLKAVSRAYVRGGAQALSTGLKTSGAAVNTIASRQAHTDLQVPDFSAYRRDSVKDSRRRNESAEERKAFSYLLVGGGAVGGAYAAKGLVNAFLGSMSASADVLAMAKIEIKLADIAEGKSVTFKWRGKPLFIRHRTQAEIDTERGVPTSSLRDPETDDQRVIKPQWLVVIGVCTHLGCVPIANSGDFGGYYCPCHGSHYDASGRIRKGPAPLNLEVPTHEFPDEGTLIVG